One stretch of Asterias rubens chromosome 8, eAstRub1.3, whole genome shotgun sequence DNA includes these proteins:
- the LOC117293671 gene encoding nucleoside diphosphate kinase A1-like — protein sequence MIISVLAVFAYFYPDKIMAKNAERSFIMVKPDGVQRGLISDIMKRFEQKGFKLVAAKIMKADNELVKQHYIDLKDKPFYPGLCSFISSAPVFPMVWEGLNVVKTGRDMLGETDPAKSKPGTIRGDYCIQIGRNIIHGSDSVETAKKEIALWFKEEELVDWKLSGYENIYE from the exons ATGATCATTTCAGTTCTCGCAGTATTCGCGTACTTCTACCCCGATAAAATCATGGCTAAAAACGCAGAGAGAAGTTTCATCATGGTGAAGCCTGATGGCGTCCAACGGGGACTCATCAGCGACATTATGAAGCGATTTGAACAGAAGGGCTTCAAGTTGGTGGCTGCTAAAATTATGAAG GCCGATAATGAATTGGTGAAGCAACATTACATTGATCTGAAGGACAAGCCATTCTACCCCGGCCTTTGTTCTTTCATCTCTAGCGCTCCAGTGTTCCCGATGGTGTGGGAAGGCCTCAATGTTGTCAAGACTGGGCGTGACATGCTCGGAGAAACCGACCCG GCCAAATCCAAGCCAGGCACCATCCGCGGAGATTACTGCATCCAAATCGGCCGCAACATCATCCACGGATCAGACTCTGTTGAGACCGCTAAGAAAGAGATCGCTCTGTGGTTTAAGGAAGAGGAGCTGGTGGACTGGAAGCTGTCTGGCTATGAGAACATCTATGAATAG